From a single Nicotiana tomentosiformis chromosome 2, ASM39032v3, whole genome shotgun sequence genomic region:
- the LOC138905435 gene encoding uncharacterized protein: MTYILVAVNYVSKWVEANSLPNNEARSVTSFLKKNIFTRFGTPRAILSDGGSHFCNKAFDGFLKTYGVKHKVAILYHPQLSGQFEVSNWEIKNILAKIVNANRTDWSKKLDDALWAYQTTFKTPIGTSPYQLFFGKACHLLVELEHKVMWALKKLNLGWAEASNLRMT, translated from the coding sequence ATGACATATATCTTGGTGGCAGTAAATTATGTatccaaatgggtcgaggcaaATTCCTTGCCGAACAATGAGGCAAGGAGTGTAACTTccttcttgaagaagaacatatttactcggtttggaaccccaagggccatccttagtgatggtggttctcacttttgcaacaaagcttttgacggGTTCCTAAAAACATATGGCGTTAAGCATAAGGTGGCCATCCTTTATCATCCTCAGCTGAGTGGTCAATTTGAAGTTTCCAACTGGGAGATCAAAAACATTCTAGCAAAAATTGTTAATGCAAACAGAACCGACTGGTCAAAGAAGctagatgatgcattatgggcatatcaaaCAACATTTAAGACTCCCATTGGCACCTCACCATACCAGTTGTTTTTTGGTAAAGCGTGCCACTTGCTAGTGGAGCTTGAACATAAAGTTATGTGGGCTTTGAAAAAGTTAAATCTTGGCTGGGCCGAAGCTTCTAATCTAAGGATGACATAA